One genomic segment of Brassica napus cultivar Da-Ae chromosome A3, Da-Ae, whole genome shotgun sequence includes these proteins:
- the LOC106427686 gene encoding uncharacterized protein LOC106427686 isoform X2 — MAVKLHRPGLISPTYSNPCLSRMSIGTFISCRRVVELDYTSNFSGNSSRRLFVTYDVLESRSYCFRRRSFGNKNIRGYKLRRRMRPFLLASSSDDGVAVNGTPQPRASDDVEEMRAKLSGSLQDEYNCDELIQSLHDAARSFELALKKKISSSKLPWFSAAWLGVDRNAWVKTFSYQASVYCLLQAANEVSSRGNNRDNDLNVFVQRSLSRLAAPLDSMMRDKLSSSHPEANEWFWSDQVPPAVTSFVSCFEGDQRFVAATSAYAKGKSSAASNETEVSLLMLVLNCIAAVTKLGPTKLSCPPFFSLIPDTTGRLMDKFVDFVPLPQAYHSMKSLGLRREFLVHFGPRAAACRVKSDCPTDEVVFWVDLIQNQLLRAIDREKIWSRLTTSESIEVLERDLAIFGFFIALGRSTQSFLAANGFDALENPMEDLVRHFIGGSLLQYPQLSAISSYQLYVEVVCEELEWLPFYPNKKDSQAAKQAHGHKNRPEGPPNYDALPQILNVCSYWLQSFIKYSKWPENPSNVKAAKFLSTGHKKLIQCKEELGISSLAVTEAGFVDMNALSTEESSSFDKALESVDEALVRLESLLQQLHASSSSSGKEQIKAACSDLEKIRKLKKEAEFLEASFRAKAASLQEGGGDSNSQVSSEEQKQNLKGKDTKNSISSVDQGTRSRGFWGFFERPPRKKPAPKVDEYTERSRENVDSVDSESSEIYRFELLRNELIELEKRVQGSTDESVEEEGKTSGDPTPKSSSSMKGVELVQSSKKESVIEKTLDQIKETSTDVWQGTQLLAFDSAAAMELLRRSVIGDELTEKEKKALRRTITDLASVVPIGVLMLLPVTAVGHAAMLAAIQRYVPGLIPSTYGPERLNLLRQLEKVKQMKNETEPEEGIDEAES, encoded by the exons ATGGCGGTTAAGCTACATCGACCGGGTCTTATATCGCCAAC CTATTCAAACCCTTGTCTATCGCGGATGTCCATTGGAACTTTTATATCCTGCAGAAGAGTGGTGGAGTTGGATTACACATCGAACTTCTCCGGGAACTCGAGTAGACGGTTGTTTGTAACCTACGATGTTCTGGAGAGTAGGAGCTACTGTTTTCGTAGGAGATCGTTTGGAAACAAGAATATAAGAGGGTATAAATTGCGGAGGAGAATGCGGCCTTTTCTCCTTGCATCATCTTCTGACGACGGTGTGGCTGTTAATGGGACTCCCCAGCCGAGAGCTAGCGATGATGTTGAGGAGATGAGGGCTAAGCTCAGTGGATCTCTACAAGATGAGTACAACTGTGATGAACTCATTCAGTCTTTGCATGATGCTGCCAGAAGTTTTGAACTTGCACTTAAAAAGAAGATTTCCTCTTCCAAATTACCGTGGTTTTCAGCAGCTTGGTTGGGAGTCGATAGAAACGCGTGGGTTAAGACATTTTCTTATCAG GCTTCCGTGTATTGCTTACTACAAGCTGCAAATGAGGTTTCATCTAGAGGAAACAACAGAGACAATGATCTTAATGTCTTTGTGCAAAGGAG TTTATCACGCCTAGCTGCTCCCCTTGATAGCATGATGCGGGATAAACTATCTTCCAGTCATCCTGAAGCCAACGAATGGTTTTGGTCTGACCAAGTTCCTCCTGCTGTGACATCTTTTGTGAGTTGTTTTGAGGGGGACCAACGATTTGTTGCTGCTACTTCTGC CTACGCCAAAGGCAAGTCCTCAGCTGCAAGCAATGAGACTGAAGTGTCACTTCTCATGCTTGTGCTCAATTGCATTGCCGCAGTCACGAAACTTGGCCCAACAAAACTTTCGTGCCCGCCCTTCTTTTCTTTGATTCCGGATACTACAGGAAGATTGATGGACAAATTTGTTGACTTTGTTCCACTCCCTCAGGCCTATCATTCAATGAAAAGCCTCGGTCTGCGCAGAGAATTTCTTGTTCACTTTGGACCACGAGCAGCAGCCTGCAGAGTAAAAAGTGATTGTCCTACAGATGAGGTTGTCTTCTGGGTTGATCTTATACAAAACCAACTGCTTCGAGCTATTGACCGGGAGAAAATATGGTCAAGATTAACAACGTCTGAAAGTATCGAG GTTTTGGAAAGAGATTTAGCTATTTTTGGATTCTTCATTGCCTTAGGCAGGAGCACACAGTCTTTTTTAGCTGCAAATGGTTTTGATGCGCTGGAGAATCCTATGGAAGACCTTGTCAG GCACTTCATTGGGGGCAGTCTCCTCCAATATCCTCAACTTTCAGCCATCAGTTCGTACCAGTTGTATGTAGAG GTTGTCTGTGAAGAACTAGAGTGGCTCCCTTTCTATCCAAATAAAAAGGACTCGCAGGCAGCCAAACAAGCACATGGGCATAAAAACAGACCAGAAGGGCCACCCAATTATGATGCTCTTCCTCAAATATTGAATGTTTGCTCTTATTGGCTACAGAGCTTTATTAAATACAGCAAATGGCCAGAAAATCCTTCTAACGTCAAGGCAGCAAAATTCTTATCCACTGG GCACAAGAAGCTAATTCAGTGCAAGGAAGAACTGGGGATATCAAG TTTGGCAGTAACAGAAGCAGGATTTGTTGACATGAATGCATTATCAACTGAAGAGTCAAGCTCATTTGACAAG GCTCTAGAGAGTGTAGATGAAGCTCTCGTGAGACTGGAAAGCTTGCTACAGCAGTTGCATGCGTCAAGCTCATCCTCTGGAAAGGAACAAATAAAAGCTGCTTGCTCTGACCTAGAGAAAATAAGGAAGCTCAAGAAAGAGGCCGAATTTTTAGAGGCGTCTTTCAGAGCCAAAGCAGCTTCCCTGCAAGAG GGAGGTGGTGACAGCAACTCCCAGGTGTCCTCTGAGGAACAAAAACAGAATCTAAAAGGAAAAGACACAAAGAATTCAATTAGCTCTGTAGATCAAGGCACAAG GAGTCGTGGATTCTGGGGTTTCTTTGAGCGCCCTCCAAGGAAGAAGCCTGCCCCCAAG GTAGATGAATATACTGAGAGGTCCAGAGAAAACGTAGATAGCGTTGATTCCGAATCCAGTGAGATTTATCGGTTCGAACTTCTAAGGAATGAACTGATAGAGCTGGAGAAGCGGGTCCAAGGAAGTACAGATGAGTCGGTAGAGGAAGAG GGAAAAACCTCTGGTGATCCTACTCCGAAATCAAGCAGTAGTATGAAAGGTGTGGAGTTGGTTCAAAGCTCAAAGAAAGAAAGCGTCATTGAGAAAACACTCGACCAAATTAAAGAAACAAGCACA GACGTGTGGCAAGGTACGCAGCTTCTTGCATTTGATTCAGCTGCCGCTATGGAGCTGCTTCGGAGGTCTGTAATAGGAGATGAATTaacagagaaagaaaagaaagctcTGCGCAGAACTATTACTGACTTGGCATCAGTTGTTCCCATTGGTGTTCTTATGCTTCTTCCT GTCACAGCAGTGGGTCATGCGGCTATGCTTGCCGCAATTCAAAGATATGTACCAGGCTTg ATACCTTCGACCTACGGACCAGAAAGGTTGAACCTATTAAGACAGCTGGAGAAGGTCAagcaaatgaaaaatgaaacagAGCCTGAGGAAGGCATCGATGAAGCAGAATCATGA
- the LOC106427686 gene encoding uncharacterized protein LOC106427686 isoform X1, producing MAVKLHRPGLISPTYSNPCLSRMSIGTFISCRRVVELDYTSNFSGNSSRRLFVTYDVLESRSYCFRRRSFGNKNIRGYKLRRRMRPFLLASSSDDGVAVNGTPQPRASDDVEEMRAKLSGSLQDEYNCDELIQSLHDAARSFELALKKKISSSKLPWFSAAWLGVDRNAWVKTFSYQASVYCLLQAANEVSSRGNNRDNDLNVFVQRSLSRLAAPLDSMMRDKLSSSHPEANEWFWSDQVPPAVTSFVSCFEGDQRFVAATSAYAKGKSSAASNETEVSLLMLVLNCIAAVTKLGPTKLSCPPFFSLIPDTTGRLMDKFVDFVPLPQAYHSMKSLGLRREFLVHFGPRAAACRVKSDCPTDEVVFWVDLIQNQLLRAIDREKIWSRLTTSESIEVLERDLAIFGFFIALGRSTQSFLAANGFDALENPMEDLVRHFIGGSLLQYPQLSAISSYQLYVEVVCEELEWLPFYPNKKDSQAAKQAHGHKNRPEGPPNYDALPQILNVCSYWLQSFIKYSKWPENPSNVKAAKFLSTGHKKLIQCKEELGISSLAVTEAGFVDMNALSTEESSSFDKALESVDEALVRLESLLQQLHASSSSSGKEQIKAACSDLEKIRKLKKEAEFLEASFRAKAASLQEGGGDSNSQVSSEEQKQNLKGKDTKNSISSVDQGTSRSRGFWGFFERPPRKKPAPKVDEYTERSRENVDSVDSESSEIYRFELLRNELIELEKRVQGSTDESVEEEGKTSGDPTPKSSSSMKGVELVQSSKKESVIEKTLDQIKETSTDVWQGTQLLAFDSAAAMELLRRSVIGDELTEKEKKALRRTITDLASVVPIGVLMLLPVTAVGHAAMLAAIQRYVPGLIPSTYGPERLNLLRQLEKVKQMKNETEPEEGIDEAES from the exons ATGGCGGTTAAGCTACATCGACCGGGTCTTATATCGCCAAC CTATTCAAACCCTTGTCTATCGCGGATGTCCATTGGAACTTTTATATCCTGCAGAAGAGTGGTGGAGTTGGATTACACATCGAACTTCTCCGGGAACTCGAGTAGACGGTTGTTTGTAACCTACGATGTTCTGGAGAGTAGGAGCTACTGTTTTCGTAGGAGATCGTTTGGAAACAAGAATATAAGAGGGTATAAATTGCGGAGGAGAATGCGGCCTTTTCTCCTTGCATCATCTTCTGACGACGGTGTGGCTGTTAATGGGACTCCCCAGCCGAGAGCTAGCGATGATGTTGAGGAGATGAGGGCTAAGCTCAGTGGATCTCTACAAGATGAGTACAACTGTGATGAACTCATTCAGTCTTTGCATGATGCTGCCAGAAGTTTTGAACTTGCACTTAAAAAGAAGATTTCCTCTTCCAAATTACCGTGGTTTTCAGCAGCTTGGTTGGGAGTCGATAGAAACGCGTGGGTTAAGACATTTTCTTATCAG GCTTCCGTGTATTGCTTACTACAAGCTGCAAATGAGGTTTCATCTAGAGGAAACAACAGAGACAATGATCTTAATGTCTTTGTGCAAAGGAG TTTATCACGCCTAGCTGCTCCCCTTGATAGCATGATGCGGGATAAACTATCTTCCAGTCATCCTGAAGCCAACGAATGGTTTTGGTCTGACCAAGTTCCTCCTGCTGTGACATCTTTTGTGAGTTGTTTTGAGGGGGACCAACGATTTGTTGCTGCTACTTCTGC CTACGCCAAAGGCAAGTCCTCAGCTGCAAGCAATGAGACTGAAGTGTCACTTCTCATGCTTGTGCTCAATTGCATTGCCGCAGTCACGAAACTTGGCCCAACAAAACTTTCGTGCCCGCCCTTCTTTTCTTTGATTCCGGATACTACAGGAAGATTGATGGACAAATTTGTTGACTTTGTTCCACTCCCTCAGGCCTATCATTCAATGAAAAGCCTCGGTCTGCGCAGAGAATTTCTTGTTCACTTTGGACCACGAGCAGCAGCCTGCAGAGTAAAAAGTGATTGTCCTACAGATGAGGTTGTCTTCTGGGTTGATCTTATACAAAACCAACTGCTTCGAGCTATTGACCGGGAGAAAATATGGTCAAGATTAACAACGTCTGAAAGTATCGAG GTTTTGGAAAGAGATTTAGCTATTTTTGGATTCTTCATTGCCTTAGGCAGGAGCACACAGTCTTTTTTAGCTGCAAATGGTTTTGATGCGCTGGAGAATCCTATGGAAGACCTTGTCAG GCACTTCATTGGGGGCAGTCTCCTCCAATATCCTCAACTTTCAGCCATCAGTTCGTACCAGTTGTATGTAGAG GTTGTCTGTGAAGAACTAGAGTGGCTCCCTTTCTATCCAAATAAAAAGGACTCGCAGGCAGCCAAACAAGCACATGGGCATAAAAACAGACCAGAAGGGCCACCCAATTATGATGCTCTTCCTCAAATATTGAATGTTTGCTCTTATTGGCTACAGAGCTTTATTAAATACAGCAAATGGCCAGAAAATCCTTCTAACGTCAAGGCAGCAAAATTCTTATCCACTGG GCACAAGAAGCTAATTCAGTGCAAGGAAGAACTGGGGATATCAAG TTTGGCAGTAACAGAAGCAGGATTTGTTGACATGAATGCATTATCAACTGAAGAGTCAAGCTCATTTGACAAG GCTCTAGAGAGTGTAGATGAAGCTCTCGTGAGACTGGAAAGCTTGCTACAGCAGTTGCATGCGTCAAGCTCATCCTCTGGAAAGGAACAAATAAAAGCTGCTTGCTCTGACCTAGAGAAAATAAGGAAGCTCAAGAAAGAGGCCGAATTTTTAGAGGCGTCTTTCAGAGCCAAAGCAGCTTCCCTGCAAGAG GGAGGTGGTGACAGCAACTCCCAGGTGTCCTCTGAGGAACAAAAACAGAATCTAAAAGGAAAAGACACAAAGAATTCAATTAGCTCTGTAGATCAAGGCACAAG TAGGAGTCGTGGATTCTGGGGTTTCTTTGAGCGCCCTCCAAGGAAGAAGCCTGCCCCCAAG GTAGATGAATATACTGAGAGGTCCAGAGAAAACGTAGATAGCGTTGATTCCGAATCCAGTGAGATTTATCGGTTCGAACTTCTAAGGAATGAACTGATAGAGCTGGAGAAGCGGGTCCAAGGAAGTACAGATGAGTCGGTAGAGGAAGAG GGAAAAACCTCTGGTGATCCTACTCCGAAATCAAGCAGTAGTATGAAAGGTGTGGAGTTGGTTCAAAGCTCAAAGAAAGAAAGCGTCATTGAGAAAACACTCGACCAAATTAAAGAAACAAGCACA GACGTGTGGCAAGGTACGCAGCTTCTTGCATTTGATTCAGCTGCCGCTATGGAGCTGCTTCGGAGGTCTGTAATAGGAGATGAATTaacagagaaagaaaagaaagctcTGCGCAGAACTATTACTGACTTGGCATCAGTTGTTCCCATTGGTGTTCTTATGCTTCTTCCT GTCACAGCAGTGGGTCATGCGGCTATGCTTGCCGCAATTCAAAGATATGTACCAGGCTTg ATACCTTCGACCTACGGACCAGAAAGGTTGAACCTATTAAGACAGCTGGAGAAGGTCAagcaaatgaaaaatgaaacagAGCCTGAGGAAGGCATCGATGAAGCAGAATCATGA
- the BNAA03G01950D gene encoding uncharacterized protein BNAA03G01950D: MKLKVVYRKVSDYIRYDLKEIVLPSSLPDPPHVVKRRKLTWHERFLVLKEASRLYGASWVRDIGPELRPNDYKKQGDAEPKKQAKETEKEPSVFEDLAVAARGGMETLRPALHRVYMTRASNYKDALASFIKGYHEGVQQVMQSKEESQVPKDHEEDSSKKTS; encoded by the exons ATGAAGCTAAAAGTTGTGTATCGCAAGGTCTCCGATTACATCCGTTACGATCTTAAAGAGATAGTCTTACCTTCATCACTTCCCGATCCACCTCACGTCGTCAAACGCCGCAAATTGACTTGGCACGAACGATTTCTC gTGTTGAAGGAAGCTTCAAGGCTTTACGGTGCAAGCTGGGTACGAGACATAGGTCCCGAGCTTCGTCCAAACGATTACAAGAAGCAAGGTGACGCTGAGCCCAAGAAACAAGCCAAAGAGACTGAGAAAGAGCCCTCTGTTTTCGAAGATCTTG CGGTAGCTGCAAGAGGCGGCATGGAGACTTTAAGACCTGCCTTACACCGTGTGTACATGACACGAGCTTCTAATTACAAAGACGCTCTTGCAAGCTTTATAAAAGGTTATCATGAGGGTGTCCAGCAAGTTATGCAGAGCAAAGAAGAGTCTCAAGTCCCTAAAGATCACGAAGAGGACAGCTCTAAAAAGACTTCCTGA